The proteins below come from a single Tigriopus californicus strain San Diego chromosome 3, Tcal_SD_v2.1, whole genome shotgun sequence genomic window:
- the LOC131877675 gene encoding peroxisomal biogenesis factor 3-like, which translates to MLGKAWQFARRHKTKIAAVSAITGGLVLAGKLAESKFKQWQEEETRKMLEQIKKQHHYENTEKTSNETLKSLFPALIKTIEKSLDSEPILERIKNQTGNKIELWNELKVLSFARALAMIITGTQLVLLLKLQLNILSGILYIKQPSQVLSSRLQERFMALSQNFISFSVPKICEQIREKMIQLLALSLKEKFTITQLEAFFQTTLLQLDLPGFQKLIIAPDGDHISQPLNPDEHLLLDDLINNIVELLEHEDYAKIFRIGLQTSLSNVFDYLAESYLSHESYKENGLRSEVRLPVAKLIPILNQSITVYQSVLHALIKHYTIREYSANIYESFCQAPPDAIAKPSLSTLWPF; encoded by the coding sequence ATGTTAGGGAAGGCCTGGCAATTTGCGCGGCGGCACAAGACAAAAATAGCGGCTGTGAGTGCGATAACGGGTGGGTTGGTTTTGGCTGGAAAATTAGCCGAAAGCAAATTCAAGCAATGGCAAGAGGAAGAGACCAGGAAAATGCTAGAGCAGATCAAGAAGCAGCATCATTACGAGAACACGGAGAAGACATCAAATGAGACCTTAAAGTCCTTGTTCCCGGCCTTGATCAAGACTATTGAAAAGAGCTTGGACTCTGAACCCATTTTAGAGAGGATCAAAAACCAAACAGGGAACAAAATCGAGTTATGGAACGAGCTGAAGGTCTTGTCGTTTGCGCGGGCATTGGCCATGATCATTACTGGAACTCAATTAGtgcttttgctcaaacttcaGCTCAACATTCTCAGTGGGATCTTGTACATCAAGCAGCCGTCACAGGTGTTATCCTCCAGGTTGCAGGAGAGGTTCATGGCCTTGTCACAGAATTTCATATCCTTCAGtgttcccaaaatatgtgagCAGATTcgagaaaaaatgattcagCTTCTGGCCCTGagtttgaaagaaaagttCACCATCACACAATTAGAGGCCTTTTTCCAAACCACGCTCTTGCAATTGGATCTGCCGGGGTTCCAGAAGCTCATCATTGCTCCAGACGGTGATCACATCAGTCAACCTCTCAACCCTGATGAGCACCTTCTATTGGATGACTTGATCAATAATATCGTGGAACTTCTGGAGCACGAAGATTATGCCAAAATTTTCCGAATCGGCCTTCAGACCAGTCTTTCAAATGTGTTCGATTATCTGGCCGAATCCTACTTAAGCCATGAGTCATACAAGGAAAATGGTTTACGCTCCGAGGTTCGCCTTCCAGTGGCTAAATTAATTCCAATCCTCAACCAATCCATAACCGTGTATCAATCGGTTCTCCACGCGCTCATCAAACATTATACCATCAGAGAGTATTCCGCCAATATCTACGAATCGTTTTGTCAAGCCCCTCCCGATGCAATTGCCAAGCCTTCCCTTTCAActctttggccattttga
- the LOC131877673 gene encoding beta-1,3-galactosyltransferase 5-like, with translation MLRRNRFGFRMRRRSFSNRLLQVLVVLSVLILFVYFLLYALRLGNDSLGPDYSWLKTRNMSHFILPDEDTTLLEPRVNHCSPTEKLRLVMFIHSVPGHFQARRVIRKTWLKEMLGYPGVKGFFILGQAESEKEQTDVVKEHGLHDDIVQHNFIDTYVNLTLKTTFMLKWLTSNDCHHSKFVMKLDEDSFINPAKMWDSLEHALLHTATAKSLINYLPPTAATTTKSKQDLFIAESVDYLLLGHVFQTVPIRDPTNRWYLPSRFYPLNIFPKFLSGTGYVFSNSISQMLYQCALKSPFINLEDVFLTGLCATTQMGFKFTHHPGFWPSKPSIGPNYVCYYKTYPLVHPLMPDEMEEMWVKIKDDHNCETFYFAFVQYATSFVDLFRNLFRL, from the exons ATGTTGCGTCGAAACAGGTTTGGGTTCCGGATGAGGCGGCGGAGCTTCTCCAATCGATTGCTCCAAGTCCTGGTGGTTCTCTCTGTCTTGATACTCTTCGTATACTTTCTACTCTACGCTTTGAGACTGGGCAACGATAGCCTTGGGCCTGACTATTCATGGTTGAAGACCCGAAATATGAGCCATTTCATCCTACCAGATGAGGATACCACCCTTCTGGAGCCACGTGTCAATCACTGTTCCCCCACCGAGAAACTACGGTTGGTcatgttcattcattcagtgCCAGGACATTTTCAAGCTCGACGAGTCATCCGCAAGACCTGGCTTAAGGAGATGTTAGGCTATCCAGGGGTCAAAGGCTTCTTTATTCTAGGTCAGGCCGAATCGGAAAAGGAACAG ACGGATGTAGTCAAGGAACATGGGCTTCACGACGACATCGTTCAACACAACTTCATCGACACCTATGTCAATCTCACCTTGAAAACTACGTTCATGTTGAAGTGGCTCACTTCAAACGACTgccatcattcaaaatttgtgaTGAAACTCGACGAGGACTCGTTCATCAACCCTGCCAAGATGTGGGATAGTCTTGAACACGCCTTACTCCACACGGCCACTGCCAAATCTTTGATCAACTACCTCCCACCCACTGCAGCAACCACTACGAAAAGCAAACAAGACCTCTTCATCGCCGAGAGTGTCGACTATCTCTTGCTCGGACATGTCTTCCAAACCGTTCCCATCCGGGATCCTACCAACCGATGGTACTTACCCTCCCGTTTCTACCCTCTCAACATATTCCCAAAGTTCCTGAGTGGAACGGGATACGTGTTTAGCAACAGTATTAGCCAAATGCTCTACCAGTGTGCCCTCAAGAGTCCTTTCATCAACTTGGAGGACGTTTTCCTCACTGGATTGTGTGCGACCACGCAAATGGGCTTCAAATTCACGCATCACCCGGGCTTTTGGCCCTCTAAACCCTCCATTGGGCCCAATTATGTATGTTACTACAAAACATATCCTTTGGTTCACCCTCTCatgccagatgaaatggagGAGATGTGGGTGAAGATCAAGGATGATCACAATTGTGAGACGTTCTATTTTGCGTTTGTTCAGTACGCTACAAGCTTTGTAGACTTGTTCAGAAATTTGTTCAGACTGTGA
- the LOC131877677 gene encoding mitochondrial import inner membrane translocase subunit Tim8 A-like — protein sequence MNRGGDAALQQFIAAETEKQKFQNIIHELNEKCWDTCMDKPSNKLDSRTESCLKNCVSRFLDANILITERLEKKATEMLNNHDSMSLE from the exons ATGAATCGTGGAGGCGACGCCGCTTTGCAGCAATTTATTGCCGCTGAGACGgaaaaacaaaagtttcaG AACATCATTCAcgaattgaatgaaaagtgcTGGGACACCTGCATGGACAAGCCCTCCAATAAATTGGATTCCAGGACAGAAAGCTGTCTAAAGAACTGTGTCAGCCGATTCTTGGACGCAAACATCCTCATCACCGAGCGTTTGGAGAAAAAGGCCACGGAGATGCTCAACAACCACGATTCAATGTCTTTAGAGTAG
- the LOC131877669 gene encoding 26S proteasome non-ATPase regulatory subunit 12-like, which yields MPVAAENNKKKKGGLTDAAEIEAKINEIMIEGPGGPAQKMEVDYSETTAQQIPKAQALAAQGQLQAGLDLLLGLEKQTRTGADMHSTAKILVAIVQMCHEAQQWDLLNEHLILLSKKRSQLKAAVTKMVQACTVWIQEGTLPNPTVELKLIETLRTITAGKIYVETERARLTHRLSQMQEKDGDVAAAAKTMQELQVETYGSMERHEKVELILEQMRLCLATQDYIRTQIISKKISTRFFEDPKNQALKLKYYEYMIELNQHEGTYLDICRFYRHIFDTPCIQEDETKRMNIVRTMCLYVILSPYDNEQSDLIHRIKQEKALEDIPTYITLLEEFITTELIEDAKFCQIYEHLIKQKKNPSAPAVFDGSEQGNKRWGDLKKRIVEHNIRIVSMYYTRIHLKRLSELLALSEHETEDFLNAMVVKGSVVAKIDRLEGIINFFAQKNPNDMLNEWSHNISELMEKVQKTTHLINKEEMVHKHMAGKADD from the exons ATGCCCGTGGCTGCCgagaacaacaagaaaaagaagggcGGTTTGACCGATGCGGCCGAAATCGAAGCCAAGATCAATGAGATCATGATCGAAGGCCCGGGTGGCCCCGCCCAAAAGATGGAGGTCGACTATTCCGAAACCACGGCCCAACAAATCCCGAAAGCCCAAGCTTTGGCCGCCCAGGGCCAACTCCAAGCCGGATTGGACCTTCTGCTCGGCCTGGAAAAGCAGACCCGCACCGGGGCTGACATGCACTCCACGGCCAAAATCCTGGTGGCCATCGTGCAAATGTGCCATGAGGCCCAACAATGGGACCTTTTGAACGAGCACCTGATTCTGTTGTCCAAGAAACGGAGTCAGCTCAAGGCCGCCGTCACCAAGATGGTCCAAGCGTGCACGGTATGGATCCAAGAAGGCACCTTGCCCAACCCCACGGTGGAACTGAAGCTCATCGAGACCTTGCGCACCATCACGGCCGGCAAGATTTACGTGGAAACCGAGCGCGCTCGTTTGACTCATCGCTTGTCGCAGATGCAAGAAAAGGATGGGGATGTGGCGGCCGCGGCCAAGACCATGCAGGAGTTGCAG GTGGAAACCTATGGATCCATGGAGCGTCACGAGAAGGTCGAGTTGATCTTGGAGCAGATGCGCTTGTGTCTGGCCACGCAGGATTACATCCGCACGCAGATCATCTCCAAGAAGATCAGCACGCGGTTCTTCGAAGATCCCAAGAACCAGGCCCTCAAGTTGAAGTACTACGAGTACATGATCGAATTGAACCAGCACGAGGGCACGTACCTGGACATTTGTCGCTTCTATCGTCACATCTTCGATACCCCTTGTATTCAAGAGGACGAGACCAAGCGGATGAATATCGTGCGAACCATGTGCCTGTACGTAATCCTCAGCCCGTACGACAATGAGCAGTCCGATCTGATTCACCGGATCAAGCAGGAGAAGGCCTTGGAGGACATTCCCACCTATATCACGCTTTTGGAGGAGTTCATCACCACCGAGCTGATCGAAGATGCCAAGTTCTGCCAGATCTACGAGCATCTCATCAAGCAGAAAAAGAACCCCTCGGCCCCGGCTGTTTTTGACGGCTCCGAGCAAGGCAACAAACGTTGGGGCGATCTAAAAAAGCGCATCGTGGAACATAACATCCGGATTGTGTCCATGTACTATACCCGCATCCATTTGAAGCGATTGTCCGAGTTGTTGGCCCTCTCTGAGCACGAGACCGAGGACTTTCTGAACGCCATGGTGGTCAAGGGCTCGGTGGTGGCCAAGATCGACCGACTGGAAGGCATCATCAACTTCTTCGCCCAGAAGAATCCCAATGATATGCTCAATGAGTGGTCGCATAACATCTCGGAGCTTATGGAAAAGGTTCAGAAGACGACACATCTGATCAACAAAGAGGAGATGGTGCACAAGCACATGGCGGGAAAAGCCGATGACTAG